From a single Pseudophryne corroboree isolate aPseCor3 chromosome 6, aPseCor3.hap2, whole genome shotgun sequence genomic region:
- the LOC134934711 gene encoding E3 ubiquitin-protein ligase TRIM11-like, whose product MASAALRQELVCSICLSIYTDPVILRCGHNFCRVCIDRELDTQEESGNYSCPECRREYRRRPALEKNRKLCNIIEHVRSIPVHAPKSCPKKCPVHKNILEYFCTEDSACICVSCYLIGEHRGHQMETMDEAFQKKKEKLRNVLQRLFTKREETEKRVQSLQECRREDQGKAADVTETVTALFRDIRRQLDDLEKRVLSEISRQEQRVSLSVSDLIQQLEIQKDELARKMRHIEELCNMSDPVTVLQEPDTGDLYDTEDTERHDNQVRGAGDLDVGLISETLHTLSDIITRINTGVYVQKATDLLLDVTTAGHYLQISGDRKTASWSRIYQNHPVKPQRFQYYQVLSTRRFSSGRHYWEVDVSKSKSWRVGMCYPSIVRRGWPSHIGCNNKSWCLRKNNQYFVVHDNTEIRVADNIPCDRVRLYLDYEAGQLSFYYLCDPIKRLHTFTAALSEPLHAALWIAMSAINAKKVKEINHLNRSEIDVHPLTGKLMTFPITISPAELDLCKAQAAGYSLQTGFTPASITQTIAVFLPLQLSGVFPV is encoded by the exons ATGGCGTCTGCTGCTCTGAGACAGGAGCTGGTctgttccatctgcctgagcatttatacCGATCCTGTAAtcctgagatgtggccacaacttctgccgggtctgTATTGATCGTGAGCTGGATACACAGGAAGAGTCTGGAAATTACAGCTGTCCTGAATGCAGAAGAGAGTACCGGAGGCGTCCGGCTCTGGAGAAAAACAGAAAGCTCTGCAACATAATAGAACATGTCCGCTCTATTCCAGTACATGCTCCTAAATCCTGCCCAAA gaaatgccCCGTTCATAAGAATATCCTGGAGTAtttctgcactgaggactctgcctgtATCTGTGTGTCCTGCTACCTGATTGGGGAACACAGAGGACATCAGATGGAGACAATGGATGAGGCCTTTCAGAAGAAAAAAGAGAAGCTGAGAAATGTTCTACAGAGATTGTTCACAAAGAGAGAGGAGACTGAGAAAAGAGTCCAGAGTCTGCAGGAGTGCAGGAGAGAAGATCAGGGAAAAGCAGCGGATGTAACAGAGACAGTCACTGccctgtttagagacatcaggagacaACTGGACGACCTGGAGAAGAGAGTCCTGAGTGAGATCTCCAGGCAGGAACAGCGCGTTTCACTCTCTGTATCTGATTtgatccagcagctggaaataCAGAAGGATGAGTTGGCCAggaagatgcgtcacattgaggagctgtgtaacatgtctgatccagtgactgtcttacaggaaccagacacaggtGACTTGTATGAtactgaggacacagagagacatgataaccaggtccgtggtgcaggagatctggatgtgggtctcATCTCAGAGACATTACACACATTATCTGATATAATAACACGTATAAATACAGGGGTCTATGTGCAGAAAGCTACAGAtctattactggatgtaaccacagctggtcATTATTTACAGATATCAGGTGACAGGAAAACTGCATCCTGGTCACGTATATACCAGAATCATCCAGTAAAACCACAGAGATTTCAGTATTATCAGGTACTAAGCACCAGGAGAttctcctcagggcgacattactgggaggtggatgtcagTAAGTCAAAGAGCTGGAGGGTGGGGATGTGTTATCCCAGTATAGTCAGGAGAGGATGGCCGTCACACATTGGATGTAATAACAAGTCCTGGTGTTTGCGGAAGAATAATCAGTACTTCGTGGTACATGACAATACAGAGATCAGGGTAGCTGACAATATCCCCTGTGACAGAGTGAGGCTATATCTGGATTATGAGGCAGGACAGCTGTCCTTTTATTATCTGTGTGACCCCATCAAACGCTTACACACCTTTACTGCCGCCCTCTCTGAGCCTCTCCATGCTGCATTATGG ATCGCCATGTCTGCAATTAATGCAAAAAAAGTGAAGGAAATCAATCATTTAAACAGATCAGAGATCGATGTCCATCCTTTAACAG